From one Amycolatopsis sp. FDAARGOS 1241 genomic stretch:
- a CDS encoding SDR family NAD(P)-dependent oxidoreductase, with product MPAAVITGASAGLGRALAAALVRREWTVLGTGRGEAALRAAADELGFTAVPGDVTDPAHRAALAEAAGPRLDLLVNNASTLGVSPLPPLAQYPDDELAAVFRTNVFAPLALARLLLPALTAAHGTLVSVSSDAAVEPYEGWGAYGSAKAALDHATAVLGVENPAVAVYAVDPGDLRTAMHQLAFPGEDISDRPLPETAVPAFLRLLDDRPAGGRYRAADLLEAVRP from the coding sequence ATGCCAGCCGCCGTCATCACCGGCGCGTCCGCCGGTCTCGGCCGGGCCCTCGCCGCGGCCCTCGTCCGTCGTGAGTGGACGGTGCTCGGCACCGGCCGGGGCGAGGCCGCGCTGCGGGCCGCCGCCGACGAGCTCGGCTTCACCGCCGTGCCCGGCGACGTCACGGACCCCGCGCACCGCGCCGCCCTCGCCGAGGCCGCCGGGCCGAGGCTCGACCTGCTCGTGAACAACGCCAGCACGCTGGGCGTGAGCCCGCTGCCGCCGCTCGCGCAGTACCCCGACGACGAGCTGGCGGCCGTGTTCCGCACCAACGTCTTCGCACCGCTCGCCCTGGCGCGGTTGCTGCTGCCGGCGTTGACGGCGGCGCACGGCACGCTCGTTTCCGTGAGTTCCGACGCGGCCGTCGAACCGTACGAGGGCTGGGGCGCGTACGGCTCGGCGAAGGCCGCGCTCGACCACGCCACGGCCGTCCTCGGGGTGGAGAACCCCGCGGTCGCGGTGTACGCGGTCGACCCGGGTGATCTGCGCACGGCCATGCACCAGCTCGCGTTCCCGGGCGAGGACATTTCCGACCGGCCGCTGCCGGAGACGGCCGTGCCGGCGTTCCTGCGGCTGCTCGACGATCGCCCGGCCGGTGGCCGGTACCGCGCGGCCGACCTGCTCGAGGCGGTGCGTCCGTGA